A genomic window from Betta splendens chromosome 17, fBetSpl5.4, whole genome shotgun sequence includes:
- the LOC114844528 gene encoding acyl-coenzyme A thioesterase 1-like, whose protein sequence is MSSQIRLRLLPGVRCLFDELVQVKVAGLKPRQVVSVRARATDEKGLEFRSSATYRADGSGFIHLDKDPSLGGSYVGVEPMGLLWSLRAEKLHQYFFKNKALEPFVVKFSVHEGDEQGRMLAEETHERFLIGEGVSRFSVKEGNFEGVLFTPPGQGPFPAVLDLCTFMSEKRASLLANKGFVVLAVAVYTEKPGNNKPMHLDHFKEAVDFLQRQPKVGSKGVGIISRSKGGDVALSLAAFVSGVAAVVWINGCSAVVGSPLYFKNQEILSPLPVDWSKGISHESGASIVRYMLGDPRAEENRGTVVPVEQAQASFLFVASGNDLNWDSEGYMDEMVERLKHHGKKNFETVCYPKAGHLLEPPYGPFCPSATHGLISTPVLWGGEPSVHAAAEVQLWKKIQEFLTDHLRCGSKQSKAQL, encoded by the exons ATGTCCTCACAGATCCGACTGAGGCTGCTGCCTGGTGTCAGGTGCTTGTTCGATGAGCTGGTTCAGGTGAAGGTGGCTGGACTGAAGCCGAGGCAGGTGGTGTCGGTGAGAGCCAGGGCGACGGATGAGAAAGGACTTGAGTTCAGGTCCTCGGCCACCTACAGGGCAGACGGGAGTGGGTTCATCCACCTGGACAAAGACCCCTCACTCGGCGGGAGCTACGtaggggttgaacccatggggCTGCTGTGGTCACTGAGAGCTGAGAAACTGCACCAATACTTTTTCAAGAACAAAGCGCTTGAACCTTTTGTGGTGAAGTTCTCTGTGCATGAGGGGGACGAACAGGGCAGGATGCTGGCGGAGGAGACCCATGAAAGGTTTCTGATTGGTGAAGGAGTCAGCAGGTTCTCTGTCAAGGAAGGGAATTTTGAAGGAGTCCTCTTTACTCCTCCAG GACAGGGTCCTTTTCCTGCTGTGCTGGATCTGTGCACCTTCATGTCGGAGAAAAGAGCCTCTCTGCTGGCCAACAAAGGCTTTGTGGTTCTGGCTGTAGCAGTTTACACTGAGAAACCTGGCAACAACAAACCCATGCACCTGGACCACTTTAAAGAAGCTGTGGATTTTCTACAACGACAACCTAAG GTGGGCAGTAAAGGAGTTGGTATAATCTCACGGTCAAAGGGAGGAGATGTTGCTCTTTCTCTTGCTGCCTTTGTGTCAGGTGTTGCAGCAGTAGTGTGGATCAACGGCTGCAGTGCTGTTGTGGGTTCTCCATTGTACTTTAAGAACCAAGAAATCCTCTCACCACTGCCAGTGGACTGGAGCAAAGGGATTTCCCATGAATCAGGAGCTAGTATAGTCAGGTACATGCTTGGAGATCCTCGGGCAGAGGAGAACAGAGGCACTGTGGTGCCGGTCGAACAAGCACAGGCTTCTTTCCTCTTTGTGGCTTcagggaacgacctcaactgggacAGCGAGGGTTACATGGACGAGATGGTGGAGAGACTGAAGCATCATGGGAAAAAGAACTTTGAGACAGTCTGTTACCCCAAAGCCGGTCACCTACTGGAGCCGCCTTATGGGCCGTTCTGTCCCTCTGCCACACATGGACTCATCAGCACTCCAGTCCTGTGGGGGGGCGAGCCCAGCgttcatgcagcagctgaagtccAGCTGTGGAAGAAGATCCAGGAGTTTCTCACTGATCACCTACGCTGTGGTTCTAAACAGTCTAAAGCCCAACTATAG